In Campylobacter sp. RM16187, the DNA window TGAATTTTCACATACAAGAGAGCTTGGCAGAGTAAATAAAATAGATCCGCTCGGCATAACATATCTAAGAATTCGCGGTATGTGGGGCATAGAGAACCCTTGGAAAGTATTTAGTTATATCTACACTAGAAATTTAAATCAAAATTTTAATTTCATGTCGATAATTAGCCAAGAAAAATGGGATAGCTTTGATAATACACAAGAGCTAATAGATTTATCTACTAAAAATGAAAATTTAAAAATTGTCAATAAAAATGTCAAAAATCCCAATAATCCGGCTCTGCTTATCCCTGTGAAATTAGTAGAATTTTCAACCAAATGAAGCTTATTAGTCTTTTTAGTGGCTGTGGCGGTCTTGATTTGGGTTTTTTGAATGCCGGATTTGAGATAGAAGTCGCAAATGAATTTGATAAAGCAATCCATAAAACATATCAGATAAATCACGAAAATACAAACTTACTAAAAGATGATATTAGAGATTTAAAAGATAAAGATTTTCCTGATGATATATGCGGAATTATAGGTGGTCCTCCTTGTCAGTCTTGGTCTGAAGCAGGCTCTTTAAACGGAATAAATGACGCAAGGGGTAAGCTTTTTTATGAGTATATAAGGATTATCAGAGCCAAAAAACCAATGTTTTTCTTGGCAGAAAATGTCAGCGGAATGCTAGCCAATAGACATTCGGTAGCCGTTGGTGAAATTTTAAGCGCATTTGATGAGTGTGGCTATGAGGTTGCCTTACATCTTGTGAATGCTAAAGATTATAACGTTGCACAAGATAGGAAAAGAGTGTTTTATATAGGATTTAGGAAAGATTTAGACTTAAAATTTTATATGCCACAAGGCTCAAGTTTTGATGAAATATCAAAATTAACACTTAAAGATGTTATTTTTGATCTTAAGGATAGTGCTATTGAAAGTGCAAAAGGAAATAAAGCGAACCCAAATGCAGTAAATAATCACGAATACTTTACAGGCTCATTTTCGCCTATTTTTATGAGCAGAAACAGAGTAAGAGGGTGGCACGAACAAGCATTTACTATACAGGCTTCGGGAAGACAGTGTCAGATTCATCCAAATGCCCCAAAAATGATAAAAATGGCTACAAATTTATTTAAATTCCAAGACGGATTTGAAAAATTTTATAGAAGATTAAGTGTGAGAGAGTGTGCTAGAATTCAAGGTTTTAATGATGATTTTGTATTTGAGTATGAAAATATAAATGACGGTTATAAAATGGTCGGTAACGCTGTGCCTGTAAATTTAGCTTATGAGATAGCTCAGGCTATAAAAGATAGTTTAAATGGTTGATTTATCTATATATCTTTTTTAAATTCCCCAAATTTGCACTCAAATTTAAAAGCATAAAATCAGCTATCACAAGTCTTGCCATCGCGGTTGCCACGACACTTCCGCGGATCCCGATGCATGGATCGTGTCTGCCGCGAAGCTCGCAAATAACCTCTTTGCCGTGGATATCTTGAGTTTGTTGAGCTAGAAATATCGAAGGAGTCGGCTTAAAATGCGTAGTTATCAAAATTTCAGCCCCGCTACTCATGCCGCCAAGGATCCCGCCTGCGTGATTTGAGATAAGACCCGCCTCATTCATGCAGTCGTTATTTTCGCTTCCTCGCATCGCGCTTGCTTTTACGCCCTCGCCGATCTCTACGGCTTTTACGCCGTTTATGCCCATCATTGCGGCTGCAAGCCTTGCGTCAAGCTTATCATATAGCCCCTCGCCAAGTCCGCTAGGAGCGTTTAAAATTCGCGTTACGACGCTAGCCCCCACGCTGTCGTGAGCCTGCTTAGCCTTTAAAATTTCATCCATCATCAAATTTTCTTTATCAAGAGCAAAAATTTCAGAGCCTTTTGCCGCCTCAAAGTCAAATTTCTCAGCTTTTATAAGCCCCACCCCGCTTACTCCGCTCTCTACTTGCACGCCAAATTCGTTTAGTAAAATTTGAGCAAACGCCCCGCCTGCAACGCGCACGGCAGTCTCTCTTGCAGAGCTTCGTCCGCCGCCTCTGTGGTCGCGAATGCCGTATTTTTTAAAGTATGTGTAGTCGGCGTGTCCCGGGCGAAAGAGCTCTTTGATGTTGTCGTAATCTTTTGATTTTTGATTTTCGTTGTAGATCACAAATCCGATTGGTGTGCCGGTACTAACACCTTCAAAAACCCCGCTTAACACCTCTATCTTATCGCCCTCGCGTCTTGCGGTGGCAAATTTTGATTGACCCGGTTTGCGCCTATCTAGCTCAGCTTGCAAAAACTCCTCATCTATCCCAACTCCCGCAGGAAATCCGTCAAGAACCCCGCCGATAGCCACTCCGTGACTCTCTCCGAAGGTTGTTAAGATAAGCTTTCGTCCGAATGAATTCATGAGTTTTCCTTGATCTTTTCTATCGCAGTTTTGGCGGCTAGCTGCTGAGCCTCTTTTTTACTCTTGCCAATCGCTCGTGAGACCTCGACATCTTTTAGCAAAAGCGCGATCTCAAACTCCTTCTTGTGATCTGGACCAAATGAGCGCACGAGCTTGTATTCAGGTGTTACTCCAAGCCTTGCTTGTGTGATTTCTTGCAAAGTTGTTTTGTAGTCTTTCATCAAATTTTTAAGATCGATGTCCGGATAGCAAATTTCAAAGAGCCTTACCGCGATATCGTTTACCGCTTCAAAGCCGCTTTCTATGTAAATCGCACCCATCACCGCTTCAAAAGCGTCTGAAAGTATCGAAGCCTTTTCGCGTCCACCGTTGTTCTCTTCGGCTGCGGATATAAATATATGCTCGCCCAAATTTAGATAGCTTGCCAAATTTGCAAAGCTTTTTTCATTGACAAGTGCGGCGCGAAGCTTGCTCATATCGCCTTCGTCG includes these proteins:
- a CDS encoding DNA cytosine methyltransferase — translated: MKLISLFSGCGGLDLGFLNAGFEIEVANEFDKAIHKTYQINHENTNLLKDDIRDLKDKDFPDDICGIIGGPPCQSWSEAGSLNGINDARGKLFYEYIRIIRAKKPMFFLAENVSGMLANRHSVAVGEILSAFDECGYEVALHLVNAKDYNVAQDRKRVFYIGFRKDLDLKFYMPQGSSFDEISKLTLKDVIFDLKDSAIESAKGNKANPNAVNNHEYFTGSFSPIFMSRNRVRGWHEQAFTIQASGRQCQIHPNAPKMIKMATNLFKFQDGFEKFYRRLSVRECARIQGFNDDFVFEYENINDGYKMVGNAVPVNLAYEIAQAIKDSLNG
- the aroC gene encoding chorismate synthase, yielding MNSFGRKLILTTFGESHGVAIGGVLDGFPAGVGIDEEFLQAELDRRKPGQSKFATARREGDKIEVLSGVFEGVSTGTPIGFVIYNENQKSKDYDNIKELFRPGHADYTYFKKYGIRDHRGGGRSSARETAVRVAGGAFAQILLNEFGVQVESGVSGVGLIKAEKFDFEAAKGSEIFALDKENLMMDEILKAKQAHDSVGASVVTRILNAPSGLGEGLYDKLDARLAAAMMGINGVKAVEIGEGVKASAMRGSENNDCMNEAGLISNHAGGILGGMSSGAEILITTHFKPTPSIFLAQQTQDIHGKEVICELRGRHDPCIGIRGSVVATAMARLVIADFMLLNLSANLGNLKKIYR
- the rnc gene encoding ribonuclease III, with the translated sequence MQNLKSLQDRLGYQFKEINNLKNALTHKSCKKGKNNERLEFLGDAVMDLVIADYLFRKFKNTDEGDMSKLRAALVNEKSFANLASYLNLGEHIFISAAEENNGGREKASILSDAFEAVMGAIYIESGFEAVNDIAVRLFEICYPDIDLKNLMKDYKTTLQEITQARLGVTPEYKLVRSFGPDHKKEFEIALLLKDVEVSRAIGKSKKEAQQLAAKTAIEKIKENS